The genomic segment TTGAGGATACAATGTACTAATAATTTAGCTCTTTTAAAGCCTTTGTCACATTTCTTTCTACACGTTCAAGCACATCCTCCTGATCCGGATAAACAAATTTTTCACCGACAATATGCTCATAGAGCTCGATATAACGTTCAGAGATGGACGCAACAATTTCGTCTGTCATCTCAGGTATCACCTGCCCGTCTTTACCCTGAAACCCATTTTCAATCAACCATTTACGAACAAATTCTTTGGACAGCTGCTTCTGTGGCTCCCCTTTCTCCTGACGTTCCTGATAGCCCTCAGCATAAAAATACCGGGATGAATCGGGGGTATGGATCTCGTCGATCAGTACGATCTGACCGTCTTTTTTTCCAAACTCATATTTTGTATCTACCAGTATTAATCCCCTTTGCGCAGCGATTTCGGTACCCCGCTGAAACAAAGCTTTGGTATATTTTTCCAATTGTATATAGTCCTCCTCACTGACAATTCCTTTTTTGAGGATGTCTTCCCGCGAGATATCTTCGTCATGCCCTACTGCAGCCTTTGTCGTTGGTGTGATGATCGGCGCAGGTAATTTATCATTCTCTTTTAGTCCTTCGGGAAGGGCTTCACCGCAGACTTCGCGTTTGCCGGCAGCATATTCGCGCCATGCATGCCCCGAGAGATAACCACGGATCACCATCTCTACTTTAAACGGCTCGCACATCTGACCGATGGTCACACTTGGGTCTGGCACCGACACCACCCAATTGGGAATAATATCGGCCGTAGCCTTTAAAAATTTGGCAGCAATCTGATTCAGCACCTGCCCCTTATAGGGGATCGGACGCGGCAGTACCACGTCAAACGCAGATATACGGTCCGAAGCGACCATCGCCAGATACGTATCGGCAATCGTATACACGTCCCGTACTTTCCCTCTATAAAATGCGGTTTGATTGTCGAAATTGAAATTTGTTTCTTTTATAGCGTTCATGTTCAAAGTAAATTCAAAAAATAATTAAATGATGCATCGGCGGTTAAATATCGCCGTAGGCTTCCAGTATCCGGCGTACTAATTTATGCCGCACCACATCGCCTCCACTGAGATGAATAATGTCTATTCCTTCAATATTGTCCAACAAGCGTATGGCCGTTGACAAACCAGATTGATTTTTTTTAGGTAAATCGACTTGTGTCATGTCCCCCGTGACAATAAATTTTGCTGTCGGCCCCATACGTGTCAAAAACATCTTGAGCTGCATATCTGTGGCATTTTGAGCTTCATCCAAAATGACAAAGCAATTGTCCAGTGTACGACCGCGCATAAATGCCAAAGGCGCGACTTCTATCGTACGGTTTTCCAGATAGCCTTTTAATTTCTCGGCAGGAATCATATCGTCGAGTGCATCGTAAAGCGGACGTAAGTACGGGTCGACTTTCTCTTTGAGGTCACCGGGCAGGAATCCTAAGTTCTCTCCCGCTTCCACAGCAGGCCTGGTCAGAATTATCCGCTTAATTTCTTTGTTCCGTAATGCTCTAACAGCCAAAGCTACCGCTGTATAGGTTTTTCCTGTACCTGCCGGACCGATCGCAAATAAGATATCATTTTTGGAAATACTGTCCACCATTTTACGCTGATTAGGTGTCCGCGCACGTACGATCAGGCCGTTTGGACCGTAGACAATGGGCTCCGAACCAAACGCAGCATGCTGTGCTGAGAGCTCCTTCTCCTGCTGCGCCGCGGAACCGGCACTCGCGCCAAGGAGATTTTCAAAATCCAGCAGCGTGATGTTGTTATATTTTTCCAGGTGAGCCATGACTGCCTTAAATGACTGCTCGAACAGCTCCAGCTCCTTCGCATCGCCCAACACCTTCATTTCGTTTCCTCGAGCAACAATTCTCAGTTTTGGGAACTGCTTCTTTAAATAATCAAAGTGCTCATTGTCTGCCCCCCATAGTATGGGTAAATTCAGACCATCTAATGCAATTAGTAATTCGTTCAAATTTTATCTATTTAGAATTCTTTAGATTGTAGCGATCACACAAAAGCTCCTCTGCATAATACTATTCAAAATTAACGTATTCTATTGAGAAAACATGCCACCGCCGAGAGATTTTTACAAAAAGAAAAACAAACTTTCTTTTTGCATTTGTCCGCGAATCGCCTCTATTTTAAAGCACTTATAAGAGTCCACAAAAGATTTCTTTACATCATAGATATGCGCTATGTTTGTGGATATCAACCGAAAAAAAATATATTCAAAATAAGTTCTTCGATTAGCTTTACAAATCAGCTGATAAATAGTAATTTTGCTCTCTATTTGATTAGATTTTGAGCGAAAAAATAGGCGAAAGGGAATGGCAGTAATTACGTTAACAACAGATCTCGGACATAAGGATTTTTACCAGGCGGCGTTAAAAGGGAGTCTTTTATCGCAGTTGTCTGACGTTAATATTGTTGACATCACACATGAAATCCCCGCATTCAACATTCCCCGGGCAGCTTTTGTCCTCGGCAATGCTTATCATTATTTCCCCAAGGGCACCGTACATATTATTGGCATCAACACTTTATTCCATGAAGAATCCAAATATATCGGCATGAAATACAATGATCATTATTTCGTCGGTGCAGACAATGGTATCTTCAGCTTGTTGTTAAACGGAAATGATCCGCAGGAATTATACGAGCTTAATTTAATGCAGGATCTGAGATACCTACATTTTCCCCTGGCCGACATCCTTTCCAAGTCGGCTTGCCATATTGCAAAAGGAGGAAAATTGAAAGATGTGGGCACCCCCATCCATCAACTGATTGAAAAAGTAACTTTGCAGCCCATCTTCGACAAGGACATGATCAGAGGCAATGTCATCTACGTCGATTCGTTTGGCAATGCCATTACCAATATTTCCAAAGACCTCTTCAATAAAGTACAAAAAGGCCGTAACTTCGTCTTGTACTTTAAACGAAATGAAACAATCACCAATCTGTCCTGGCATTATAATGAAGTCGGGGAAGGTGAAAAATTGTGTTTGTTTGGGATAAGCAACTACCTGGAAATTGCCATCAATAAGGGAAACGCAAGCCAGCTTTTAGGCCTCCACGACGATGACTCCAACGTCATCCGCATAGAATTTAAAGATTAATTCCCAACTTTTACCAAGGTCAGCTGTTTATGTTTCAGACAGACATCCGAAATGGCGAAAGGACACCGTAATCCAACACTTGGGCTACTCGCGTAATATTAATTTAAATTGATCGTTGAAGTCATGATGAAATTCTCAAAAATCCTTCTTGTATTGGCATACGTATGCTGCTGTCTTATGCCCGTCGCTGCACAGGAAAATGCAGATTCCAGTGCTTTTGAGGTGCAGCGCAAGCGCGTCAACGACCTGCTTGATGCCCGCCAGCAAAAATTTGGCGCCTATGACAGCAGCCTTACCCAGAAATCGGGGCTGTTTGGCTTATTCAAGTCCAAAGGAGATATGCAGAAGAGCATTGATATCCTCAAAGATATTGTCATCACGGATAACAACATCTTTTTGGAAACGCAGAAGCTACTTAAAATCAAAGACTTTGAAAAAGACAAATATCAGCAACTGGCCACAGATTACGATAAACAGGTCTCAGCTTACATTGGTACCATAAACAAGCTCCAGCGGGAGAATGACAAGCTGCGCCAGCAAGCAGACCAGACCGAAGGGTCCCCGTTGGGTCTTATCTGGGGATATGTATCCCTTGCCGCAATCCTTATTTTAGGCTTTTTGCTGTACCGCAGTAATAAACGGAAGCTGATGTCAAAAGATAATGGCGTGTCCGGAGTCTCCTAGCGTCGCCTTTCGCCTTTAATGCGTATCCTCGGCCCTACTTTCTGTCAAAAATGGAATGGGGTAAAAAATTGACCGAAGTATGATAGCAAAATATTTTTAATCTCGCTACATTTGTCCTCGCAACAAAATTTGAAGTAGCGGATATGGCAAGAGGATTCAATAGCGGCAACAAACAAGAAGAAGATCTACCAAAACCAAAGTTAAATAAAGAACTCCTTTTACGGGCATCGAAAATATTGACCTATCTCAGGCCTTATAGGGTTAAATTTGGTGTAGGTATGTTTTTTTTGGTATTGTCCAGCCTGTCCATGCTGGCGTTTCCGGCCCTGCTTGGCGCCATGATAGATGCTGCCCAGGGCAAACAAACTTATCCCTGGCTTCAGGCAGAAGTCTATTACATCGGGGGAATTGCCTTTGTTATCCTTTCTTTCACTTCTATTGTATCTTTTTTTCGAATCCGTATTTTCGTGGAGATTGCTGAGCGTGCGCTGGCACAGGTCCGGAAAGACACTTATCATAAGCTGATTTCCTTACCTATCGAATTTTTTGCCAACCGCCGTGTTGGCGAATTAAACAGCAGGCTTTCTGCGGATTTGTCCCAAATTCAGGATACCCTCACAACTACGCTGGCCGAAATCTTACGCCAATTGATCAGTCTTTGCTTCGGGGTATTTCTGCTGGTATGGGTCTCCCCCAAACTGGCATTAATGAATCTTTGCATCCTTCCGGTCATTGTCGTTGCTGCCATTGTCTTTGGTAAATTTATTCGTGAGCTGTCGCGGCAGGCTCAGGATAAAATGGCTGAATCCAACAGCATTGTCCAGGAAACGCTGCTTGGCATCAGTAATGTCAAAGCTTTTGTCAATGAATACTTTGAGTTCAGCCGGTATAGCAACCAAATGGACTCCGTCGTCAAGCTCGCTGTTCGTGGTGCGACATTCCGTGGTGCATTTGCATCATTTATTATCTTCTGCATTTTTGGAGCCGTGATTGCCGTCATCTGGTATGGTGCAGCGCTGGTATCCATTCATGAGATGTCTGTGGGAGATCTGACCACTTATATCCTGTATTCTATGTTTGTGGCAGGATCCATGGGCACTTTTCCTGAACTCTACGCCAATATCCAACGCTCACTGGGTGCCAGCGAACGGATTCTGGAAATTCTCGACGAGCCTCAGGAAAAGATCAAAGTCGAACCTACTTGCAAAGATATCGGCAACAAAATGAGCGGGAGCCTCAGTTTTAACCATGTAGCATTTGCTTATCCAAGCCGGCCCGATGTGCAGATCTTAAAGGATATCAACTTCACTGCCCATGCAGGTGATAAGGTAGCCATTGTCGGCCCCAGTGGAACCGGCAAATCAACGATAGCCTCTTTAATCCTCCAATTTTACAAGGCCAATAGCGGTGAAATCCGATACGATGGCAAGCCGGCTTCGGATTTCGAACTCTGCGATATACGGAACCAGGTTGCTATTGTACCGCAGGACGTACTGCTGTTTGGCGGAACGATTCGTGAGAACATTGCTTACGGCAAGCTGGACGCCACTGATGACGAAATCATGGCCGCAGCCAAACGGGCCAATGCCCATCAGTTTATCCTGAACTTTCCCGAAGGATACGATACCATCGTCGGTGAACGGGGCGTAAAATTGTCGGGCGGCCAACGTCAGCGCATCGCTATTGCCCGAGCATTGCTCAAAGACCCCGCCATCCTTATCCTGGATGAAGCAACCTCTTCCCTGGACTCCGAATCAGAAAGACAGGTGCAGGACGCACTCGAAGAATTGATGCGAGGCCGTACATCGATCATCATTGCACATAGGCTATCTACGATCGTCGATGCAGATAGAATTATTGTTATCGAAAATGGCATCGTATCCGAAAGCGGCACTCATTTCGAACTTTTACAGAAAGCAAATGGTCTGTATCAGCACCTCTACACCCTGCAGTCCAAACAGCAAAAAGTAGATATGTAAAATTTTGTTAATTATCCATTCTTTTTAAACAAATTCTCCTAGTGATTGTTCATTTGGTATCATACTTGATTATCATTTGAATACATAACAAAATAGAAGAATTATGAAAAATAGCAAAAATGGATTAGTGGCATTTGCTTTGGTAGGATTGGCTGCGGGAGCTGCTGCATGGTATCTTTTAGGAACCGATGACGGAAAAAAACAGTTAGATCGTGCAAATGATGGCATCAAAAGCTTAACTAAGTCATTGAAGGAACTTTCTAAAAAAGAAGCTAAGAAAGCACAAAAATTGGCCAACAGAGCTTCCGCCGAATTGGATAGCCTCAAAAATAAAGCACAGGCCGCGTTCAGTAAAGCTTCTGAAGATGCAGATGCGCTGAAAAACAAAGCAAAAGAGGCCGGCAGAGAGGCGTTGGATCATGCCAATAATGCCGCGCAGAATTTGGCCAGCAAGATCGACAATACAACCGATGCAGCTAAATCAAAAATTTCTAATGCATAAGTAAAAAAGTATTTTTTTAAGAACTGACGGGTTTATGCTTCTTTAATGGTCAGAATACATTCGTATCTTTGTCCCATATGACTTTACTGCAACAGGTAAAAACCCTAATTCTTAAGGATATTATTCTGGAATGGCGATCAAAGTATGCCATTAACGGAATCCTGCTATATGTCGTATCTACTGTATTTGTTTGTTATCAGGCATTCAAATCGGTAGATTCGACCGTTTGGAACGCTCTCTTCTGGATTATCATGCTGTTTGCATCCATCAATGCCATCAACAAAAGTTTCGTTCAGGAAAACCCCAGCCGGCAACTTTACTATTACTCCCTCGTTGATCCCAAAGCGATCATTCTTGCCAAAGTCATTTATAATATGTTACTGATGGTCCTGCTGGCCTCGATCGCCTTTGCAGTCTATTCAGTTATTTTTAAAAATCCGCTCGGAGATCCCCTACTCTATTTTACAGCTGTCATACTCGGTAGCATCAGCTTTGCCAGCGTATTTACCATGATCTCCGGCATAAGTTCCAAAGCTGGGAATAACAGTACCTTAATGGCCATTTTAAGTTTCCCGGCAATCATCCCTCTACTGATTGTATTGATCAAGCTTTCACGTCATGCAATGGAAGGTCTGGAAAGGGCTTCCAGCGCAAAAGAAATAATCGTATTACTCGCAATTAATGTAATCACCGTCACTATTTCTTTATTGTTATTTCCGTACCTTTGGCGAGATTAGGTTGTAGAATCGAAAACATATTAAATTCAAGTTACCATGAGAAAAAAATGGTGGAAAATACTAGCTGTTCTGATCATCAGTGCAGTCATTATTAATGGTCTTTTAGGCCCCGTCCCCCGTCTATTTATCCTTCACGAAAGTATACGCAATGTGTATTTTCATGTTCCGATGTGGTCTGCCATGATCGTTATGTATCTCATTTCCGTAATCTATAGTATCAAATACCTGAATACCGGCAAGCAGGAATACGATTTACTGGCAGTCGAAGCGGTTAACACGGGAATTACCTTTTGTTTTCTTGGGCTGGCTACGGGCATGCTGTGGGCAAATATCACCTGGGGTGAACCTTGGCCCAACGATCCCAAATTAAATGGATCAGCCATCGCTACGTTGATGTATCTTGCCTACCTCGTCCTGCGCAATGCACTTGAGGAGGAACAAAAAAGAGCCAAAATATCAGCAGTATATAATATATTCGCCTTTCCGATTATTATTGTATTACTCTATATTCTCCCAAAAATGACCGACTCTCTGCACCCCGGAAGTGGCGGGAATGCAACCTTTGGACAGCTGCAGATGAGCAACGAACTGCGGCCCACGTTTTATGCAGCCATGATTGGCTGGCCTATGATCGCATTCTGGATCTGCTCACTTCGCTACCGTATTCGTTTGCTGGAGAAAAAACAACAAGAATCCGATTAGGGCGGCTTACCATACGTGCAATCGACCTGCCTATAGAAATAAAAGAATATAATTCGATGGGAAGCGGGATATAAAATCTATAGACAGTACAATACAATTCTCCAACGCCCATCGCCCATTAAAGACATATAATTAAGATGAAAAAAATAACATTATCAATTGCTTTACTTATCTTATCGACGCTAAGCACCTTTGCACAGGACGACGTAGAAATGGCCACCGGTCTCCGCAGCGAAGGCAAGATCTACGTGGTGGTCTTAGTGATGCTGGTCATCTTTCTCGGACTGGGTTTCTTCCTCTTTCTACTGGACCGCCGCATCAGCAAACTGGAAAAAAAGAATAAATAATATATTTATCGCATGATTATAGGTCAGTTTCGGAATTACACGCCCATAAATATTCTGTTCTTATCCGCAGTAGGT from the Sphingobacterium thalpophilum genome contains:
- a CDS encoding phosphoribosylaminoimidazolesuccinocarboxamide synthase, which translates into the protein MNAIKETNFNFDNQTAFYRGKVRDVYTIADTYLAMVASDRISAFDVVLPRPIPYKGQVLNQIAAKFLKATADIIPNWVVSVPDPSVTIGQMCEPFKVEMVIRGYLSGHAWREYAAGKREVCGEALPEGLKENDKLPAPIITPTTKAAVGHDEDISREDILKKGIVSEEDYIQLEKYTKALFQRGTEIAAQRGLILVDTKYEFGKKDGQIVLIDEIHTPDSSRYFYAEGYQERQEKGEPQKQLSKEFVRKWLIENGFQGKDGQVIPEMTDEIVASISERYIELYEHIVGEKFVYPDQEDVLERVERNVTKALKELNY
- a CDS encoding PhoH family protein is translated as MNELLIALDGLNLPILWGADNEHFDYLKKQFPKLRIVARGNEMKVLGDAKELELFEQSFKAVMAHLEKYNNITLLDFENLLGASAGSAAQQEKELSAQHAAFGSEPIVYGPNGLIVRARTPNQRKMVDSISKNDILFAIGPAGTGKTYTAVALAVRALRNKEIKRIILTRPAVEAGENLGFLPGDLKEKVDPYLRPLYDALDDMIPAEKLKGYLENRTIEVAPLAFMRGRTLDNCFVILDEAQNATDMQLKMFLTRMGPTAKFIVTGDMTQVDLPKKNQSGLSTAIRLLDNIEGIDIIHLSGGDVVRHKLVRRILEAYGDI
- a CDS encoding SAM hydrolase/SAM-dependent halogenase family protein, with amino-acid sequence MAVITLTTDLGHKDFYQAALKGSLLSQLSDVNIVDITHEIPAFNIPRAAFVLGNAYHYFPKGTVHIIGINTLFHEESKYIGMKYNDHYFVGADNGIFSLLLNGNDPQELYELNLMQDLRYLHFPLADILSKSACHIAKGGKLKDVGTPIHQLIEKVTLQPIFDKDMIRGNVIYVDSFGNAITNISKDLFNKVQKGRNFVLYFKRNETITNLSWHYNEVGEGEKLCLFGISNYLEIAINKGNASQLLGLHDDDSNVIRIEFKD
- a CDS encoding ABC transporter ATP-binding protein — encoded protein: MARGFNSGNKQEEDLPKPKLNKELLLRASKILTYLRPYRVKFGVGMFFLVLSSLSMLAFPALLGAMIDAAQGKQTYPWLQAEVYYIGGIAFVILSFTSIVSFFRIRIFVEIAERALAQVRKDTYHKLISLPIEFFANRRVGELNSRLSADLSQIQDTLTTTLAEILRQLISLCFGVFLLVWVSPKLALMNLCILPVIVVAAIVFGKFIRELSRQAQDKMAESNSIVQETLLGISNVKAFVNEYFEFSRYSNQMDSVVKLAVRGATFRGAFASFIIFCIFGAVIAVIWYGAALVSIHEMSVGDLTTYILYSMFVAGSMGTFPELYANIQRSLGASERILEILDEPQEKIKVEPTCKDIGNKMSGSLSFNHVAFAYPSRPDVQILKDINFTAHAGDKVAIVGPSGTGKSTIASLILQFYKANSGEIRYDGKPASDFELCDIRNQVAIVPQDVLLFGGTIRENIAYGKLDATDDEIMAAAKRANAHQFILNFPEGYDTIVGERGVKLSGGQRQRIAIARALLKDPAILILDEATSSLDSESERQVQDALEELMRGRTSIIIAHRLSTIVDADRIIVIENGIVSESGTHFELLQKANGLYQHLYTLQSKQQKVDM
- a CDS encoding heme exporter protein CcmB; protein product: MTLLQQVKTLILKDIILEWRSKYAINGILLYVVSTVFVCYQAFKSVDSTVWNALFWIIMLFASINAINKSFVQENPSRQLYYYSLVDPKAIILAKVIYNMLLMVLLASIAFAVYSVIFKNPLGDPLLYFTAVILGSISFASVFTMISGISSKAGNNSTLMAILSFPAIIPLLIVLIKLSRHAMEGLERASSAKEIIVLLAINVITVTISLLLFPYLWRD
- the ccsA gene encoding cytochrome c biogenesis protein, producing the protein MRKKWWKILAVLIISAVIINGLLGPVPRLFILHESIRNVYFHVPMWSAMIVMYLISVIYSIKYLNTGKQEYDLLAVEAVNTGITFCFLGLATGMLWANITWGEPWPNDPKLNGSAIATLMYLAYLVLRNALEEEQKRAKISAVYNIFAFPIIIVLLYILPKMTDSLHPGSGGNATFGQLQMSNELRPTFYAAMIGWPMIAFWICSLRYRIRLLEKKQQESD
- a CDS encoding CcmD family protein, whose translation is MKKITLSIALLILSTLSTFAQDDVEMATGLRSEGKIYVVVLVMLVIFLGLGFFLFLLDRRISKLEKKNK